A section of the Parasteatoda tepidariorum isolate YZ-2023 chromosome 6, CAS_Ptep_4.0, whole genome shotgun sequence genome encodes:
- the LOC107446755 gene encoding FAD-linked sulfhydryl oxidase ALR isoform X1: protein MSSRYSHYNDSKPEKCRACTDFKTWTKQQSNSQNKKILENGKLEFQVSKECPLDREELGKNTWSFLHTLAAYFPDKPSEGQKTDMKTFITLFSKFYPCKICAEDMQKDLTTDPPAVNSRHDLSQWMCQYHNKVNEKLGKPLFDCSKVDERWLHGWKDGSCD from the exons atgaGTTCTAGATATTCCCATTATAATGATTCCAAGCCAGAAAAGTGTCGAGCTTGTACAGATTTTAAAACATggacaaaacagcaatcaaatTCACAGAATaagaaaattctagaaaatggaaaattagAG TTTCAGGTTTCTAAGGAATGCCCTTTAGATCGTGAAGAACTTGGTAAAAATACTTGGTCTTTCCTACATACATTGGCTGCTTATTTTCCTGACAAACCATCTGAAGGTCAGAAAACTGAcatgaaaacatttataacattGTTTTCTAAGTTTTATCCTTGTAAAATTTGTGCTGAAGATATGCAAAAGGA tctTACAACAGATCCACCTGCTGTCAATAGTAGGCATGATCTGTCACAATGGATGTGCCAATATCATAATaaagtgaatgaaaaattaGGAAAACCATTATTTGATTGTTCTAAAGTTGACGAGAGATGGCTGCATGGATGGAAAGATGGGTCATGTGACTGA
- the LOC107446755 gene encoding FAD-linked sulfhydryl oxidase ALR isoform X2, protein MSSRYSHYNDSKPEKCRACTDFKTWTKQQSNSQNKKILENGKLEVSKECPLDREELGKNTWSFLHTLAAYFPDKPSEGQKTDMKTFITLFSKFYPCKICAEDMQKDLTTDPPAVNSRHDLSQWMCQYHNKVNEKLGKPLFDCSKVDERWLHGWKDGSCD, encoded by the exons atgaGTTCTAGATATTCCCATTATAATGATTCCAAGCCAGAAAAGTGTCGAGCTTGTACAGATTTTAAAACATggacaaaacagcaatcaaatTCACAGAATaagaaaattctagaaaatggaaaattagAG GTTTCTAAGGAATGCCCTTTAGATCGTGAAGAACTTGGTAAAAATACTTGGTCTTTCCTACATACATTGGCTGCTTATTTTCCTGACAAACCATCTGAAGGTCAGAAAACTGAcatgaaaacatttataacattGTTTTCTAAGTTTTATCCTTGTAAAATTTGTGCTGAAGATATGCAAAAGGA tctTACAACAGATCCACCTGCTGTCAATAGTAGGCATGATCTGTCACAATGGATGTGCCAATATCATAATaaagtgaatgaaaaattaGGAAAACCATTATTTGATTGTTCTAAAGTTGACGAGAGATGGCTGCATGGATGGAAAGATGGGTCATGTGACTGA